From Gimesia panareensis, the proteins below share one genomic window:
- a CDS encoding BatD family protein: MFDSNNYLQSILAVIILGMAGSAASAGDVSMSVSSREAYVGSPIQMQISINNASDYEQPDLPQIDGVEVRSAGAPSQSSQVTVINGRRTESRSVVLRYLITPRRAGTFEIPALTFKVDGKNVKTEPLRFVATKSETGDLLFVELAGKKDKVFVGQPLEMTLRIYIKAYRDQDHELTLSEGDMWNMISEHTTWGSFQKRIEEMANNRQRPGGKEVLRKNAQGEERAYYMYEIDAQVYPTKAGKISGDDIQIVVNYPTGLGRSRDPFASFFDDSPFGGGFMSSPFSNRLSVTSARPVVAEATVDTTEVLPVPTKGRPLDYRGAVGQYQIVTQASPVNVHAGDSITLNLGIIGTGPMELVQAPPLSELPELKQFKVSNQPLAGYVQDDSKVFSTTIRPRQAGITEIPPIPFSFFNPETEQFETVHSAPIAITVKKAESLALDAIVGAKGTQSKTQDKAQSTAALEPSFVNIDTPSVLTSQQPQTTWSWWWLSVILPPVLWVVTLAARYRHWLVERMPSLRSPRHRCLAHISSATDQSAIADALLRYMQKLFPAKEATGIADSSSESAPTIGAMRSAGLYELAAEAELLLEQLSHSQDSYGTVVDLEEQRAAAIDLVNRLSTCMKSRSKRQIRRPQANRGRKSKRAGIAHSFVLLLGLASMSTTVMASETAATAPGPAPQVVLSQEQREILFKDANESYREGLALAKTDVVEAKDGFLKAASKYQMLVDAGISNANLYFNLGNAYLQSDQLGRAIANYERALKLQPDNRQFQAYLNAAEAMVQTADTPQELTGPDRNLLLKLKNVNSILVKTVGPQAIILVLVLSSLTFWGLVIWRTMGHHLSLWKFATLPGLLLTAALVSIYLQADNTAQRGNAVVVEQHLQLHAGDGEQFAEVAELDSAEGHRVQTLAHRGTWTQIQTGKGQIGWVPDQALELL, encoded by the coding sequence ATGTTTGATTCAAACAATTATCTTCAATCCATCCTGGCCGTCATCATTCTCGGAATGGCAGGTAGTGCTGCGTCTGCTGGTGATGTATCAATGAGTGTCTCTTCTCGCGAAGCCTATGTCGGCTCTCCGATTCAGATGCAGATTTCCATCAACAATGCCAGCGATTACGAACAGCCCGATTTACCACAAATTGACGGTGTCGAAGTGCGTTCAGCCGGAGCACCATCGCAAAGCTCGCAAGTGACGGTCATCAATGGCCGCCGAACCGAGAGCCGGAGTGTGGTTCTGCGTTACCTGATCACGCCGCGTCGTGCCGGTACGTTCGAGATCCCTGCCCTGACATTCAAAGTCGATGGAAAAAACGTAAAAACCGAACCACTCAGGTTTGTCGCCACTAAAAGCGAAACCGGCGATCTGTTGTTTGTAGAGCTGGCAGGAAAAAAAGATAAGGTCTTTGTGGGTCAACCGCTCGAAATGACACTCAGGATTTATATCAAAGCCTATCGCGATCAGGATCACGAGCTCACTCTCTCAGAAGGAGACATGTGGAACATGATTTCAGAGCATACCACGTGGGGTTCTTTTCAGAAACGCATTGAAGAAATGGCAAACAACCGTCAGCGTCCCGGCGGTAAAGAAGTCTTGCGCAAAAACGCTCAAGGGGAAGAACGCGCCTATTACATGTACGAGATTGACGCCCAGGTCTACCCCACGAAGGCTGGAAAGATTTCCGGGGATGATATCCAGATCGTTGTCAACTATCCCACGGGCCTGGGACGCTCGCGTGATCCTTTCGCCAGTTTTTTTGACGACAGTCCGTTCGGCGGAGGTTTCATGTCTTCTCCCTTCAGCAATCGGTTATCAGTCACATCTGCGAGACCTGTGGTGGCGGAGGCCACCGTTGATACCACCGAAGTCTTACCCGTACCAACGAAAGGTCGCCCTCTGGATTACCGTGGCGCGGTCGGACAGTATCAGATTGTGACCCAGGCATCACCCGTCAATGTGCATGCAGGCGATTCAATTACGCTCAATCTTGGTATCATTGGTACGGGCCCCATGGAACTGGTACAGGCTCCGCCATTATCAGAATTGCCGGAACTGAAGCAGTTCAAGGTCTCGAATCAGCCTCTGGCAGGCTATGTCCAGGATGACAGTAAGGTCTTTTCGACCACAATTCGGCCTCGCCAGGCAGGGATCACCGAGATTCCCCCGATCCCGTTCAGTTTCTTTAATCCCGAAACCGAACAGTTCGAAACCGTACACTCAGCCCCCATTGCAATCACCGTGAAGAAAGCCGAGTCACTGGCACTGGACGCCATTGTGGGAGCGAAAGGCACTCAGTCAAAAACACAGGACAAAGCGCAGAGTACAGCTGCCCTCGAGCCGAGTTTTGTCAATATTGATACACCGAGCGTACTCACTTCTCAACAACCACAAACTACCTGGAGCTGGTGGTGGCTGTCTGTGATTCTGCCTCCGGTGCTCTGGGTCGTCACCCTGGCAGCCAGGTACCGTCATTGGCTTGTCGAACGGATGCCTTCCCTGCGATCTCCCCGGCATCGCTGCCTTGCTCATATCTCATCTGCCACGGATCAATCAGCGATCGCTGATGCACTGCTGAGATACATGCAGAAACTGTTTCCTGCAAAAGAGGCCACAGGAATCGCAGACAGCTCAAGCGAGTCTGCTCCCACCATCGGGGCGATGCGTTCTGCGGGACTCTACGAACTGGCAGCAGAGGCAGAATTGTTGCTTGAGCAACTCAGCCACAGCCAGGATTCGTATGGAACCGTTGTTGACCTCGAAGAGCAAAGAGCGGCAGCCATCGATCTGGTGAACCGTCTTTCCACCTGCATGAAATCACGGTCCAAACGACAGATCCGTCGTCCCCAGGCAAACCGGGGCAGGAAATCGAAACGCGCCGGCATCGCTCATTCTTTCGTATTGCTGCTGGGACTGGCATCGATGTCAACGACAGTGATGGCCAGCGAAACCGCTGCGACTGCACCAGGGCCCGCGCCACAGGTTGTGCTCAGTCAGGAACAGCGGGAGATTCTTTTCAAAGATGCAAATGAGTCCTATCGCGAAGGACTTGCTCTGGCCAAAACAGACGTAGTCGAGGCCAAAGATGGATTCCTGAAAGCGGCAAGTAAGTATCAGATGCTGGTTGACGCGGGAATCTCGAATGCCAACCTGTATTTCAATCTGGGCAATGCCTACCTGCAATCGGATCAACTCGGTCGCGCGATTGCGAATTACGAACGTGCCCTGAAATTACAGCCGGACAATCGGCAGTTTCAGGCATACCTTAACGCAGCCGAGGCAATGGTCCAAACTGCAGATACGCCTCAGGAACTTACTGGTCCCGACAGGAATCTGCTGTTAAAATTAAAAAACGTGAATTCGATTCTGGTCAAAACGGTTGGTCCACAGGCCATAATCCTGGTCCTTGTACTATCCTCACTGACATTTTGGGGACTTGTGATCTGGCGAACCATGGGCCATCATCTGTCATTGTGGAAATTCGCCACTCTGCCCGGATTGCTGTTAACGGCCGCTCTGGTTTCGATCTACTTACAGGCAGATAATACCGCTCAGCGGGGAAATGCGGTCGTTGTTGAACAACATTTACAATTACATGCGGGAGACGGAGAGCAATTCGCCGAAGTCGCTGAATTGGATTCCGCTGAAGGTCATCGAGTACAAACCCTGGCCCACCGGGGAACGTGGACACAGATCCAAACCGGGAAAGGTCAGATCGGCTGGGTTCCCGATCAGGCACTCGAACTGCTCTGA
- a CDS encoding sensor histidine kinase — MKLAAKLILIFMAGVLGIVALFSWQIVRQQREWSQQSNAESAVDLVNALKPTIEQAYRDGGTVQIQQAIEVTKRTTSGSAMRWIDPEKPGEAQQNLETPPVNTETHARSISRISISDRDGETKQFTYVPLTLPGDVAGTVEVAKPLQNSEANVRRSFQASALLFIGVTLLSGFVIYWGGLKLIASPLRKLIRQVEQIGEGEFGQPPAITSNDEFGQLAFAISQMSSRLQEQRATIEAETQTRLQTQQQLRHIDRLGTVGTLAAGVAHELGTPLNVVSGRAGLISSGQLSSADVSSSAQTIQKEAERMTAIIRQLLDFARRTGTEQASINLIQLARQTCELMQPLAKKAHVNLTVNADENTSVTTVGDTGQLQQVITNLISNAIQSITDGGKIVIKVHSEQIQPPAILESEQNRFACLEVIDTGKGMTDTETEHVFEPFYTTKDVGEGTGLGLSIAYGIVREHGGWIDVASEKNQGSTFRVWLPLDDQKEMP, encoded by the coding sequence ATGAAACTGGCAGCCAAACTGATTCTGATCTTCATGGCAGGGGTCCTGGGGATCGTCGCGCTGTTCTCCTGGCAAATCGTCAGGCAGCAGCGTGAGTGGTCTCAGCAATCCAATGCAGAGAGTGCTGTCGATCTGGTAAATGCCCTCAAGCCCACCATTGAACAGGCTTATCGGGACGGCGGCACGGTGCAGATTCAGCAGGCGATTGAAGTCACTAAACGAACGACTTCCGGATCTGCGATGCGGTGGATCGACCCGGAGAAACCGGGCGAAGCCCAACAGAACCTCGAAACGCCTCCCGTCAATACGGAAACACATGCGCGCAGTATTTCGCGAATTTCGATTTCAGACAGAGACGGAGAAACCAAGCAGTTCACTTATGTGCCGCTCACTCTCCCCGGAGACGTTGCCGGAACAGTCGAAGTTGCCAAGCCGCTGCAGAATTCCGAGGCGAATGTTCGCCGCTCATTTCAAGCCTCGGCACTGTTATTCATCGGTGTCACGCTCCTTTCCGGTTTTGTCATCTACTGGGGCGGCCTGAAACTCATCGCCAGTCCGTTACGAAAACTGATCAGACAGGTCGAACAGATCGGCGAGGGAGAATTCGGTCAACCTCCCGCGATTACTTCGAATGACGAGTTTGGTCAGCTGGCATTCGCAATCAGTCAGATGAGTTCCCGTCTGCAGGAACAGCGGGCAACGATTGAAGCAGAGACCCAGACGAGGCTGCAGACGCAACAGCAACTGCGCCACATCGATCGGCTGGGAACCGTCGGCACACTGGCTGCCGGTGTCGCCCATGAGTTGGGTACACCACTGAATGTGGTTTCAGGGCGTGCCGGTCTGATTTCCAGCGGACAACTCTCCTCAGCAGACGTCAGTTCCAGTGCGCAGACGATTCAGAAAGAAGCCGAGCGGATGACCGCCATCATTCGCCAACTGCTCGACTTTGCCCGCCGCACAGGCACAGAGCAGGCATCGATCAACCTCATTCAACTGGCTCGTCAGACATGCGAACTGATGCAACCACTGGCAAAGAAGGCCCATGTGAATTTAACGGTCAACGCGGATGAGAACACATCTGTGACAACAGTGGGAGATACCGGTCAACTCCAGCAGGTCATCACCAACCTCATCAGCAACGCAATCCAGTCGATCACTGACGGCGGCAAGATCGTAATCAAAGTGCATTCTGAGCAGATTCAACCGCCGGCGATTCTTGAATCTGAGCAAAATCGCTTTGCCTGCCTGGAAGTGATCGATACCGGCAAAGGGATGACCGATACTGAAACGGAACATGTATTTGAACCATTCTATACAACGAAAGATGTGGGCGAAGGCACTGGCCTGGGACTTTCGATTGCGTATGGGATTGTGCGTGAACATGGCGGGTGGATTGATGTCGCGAGTGAGAAAAATCAGGGGTCGACATTTCGTGTCTGGTTGCCCCTGGACGATCAGAAAGAGATGCCATGA
- a CDS encoding sigma-54-dependent transcriptional regulator, whose product MNENSDIPRILVIDDEQSMCELIETDLRLRGLHVDWFTDAAQAISAIDQNNYDVVLTDIRMPGTTGLQLCQQLTEFRPDIPVVLMTAFGSLETAVSAMRAGAYDFITKPIEMDLLAITVRRAVDHHRLTEQVRLLKESHQAIRSFGDMIGNSPAMQALYDQLERVAASDAGVLIIGESGTGKELVSRCIHAHSRRSNHPFVAINCAALSESLLESELFGHVKGAFTDARSERRGLFLEADGGTLLLDEMGEMPMSMQVKLLRTLEERVVRPVGSDRETPFDVRVICATNRDLEAAVADGIFREDLYYRINVIGLHLPPLRSRGTDILRLAEHFLNQFSTAENKHVTELAEGVAEKLLKYHWPGNIRELRNVMERAVALTRHDKITVADLPEKITNYQSNQILIEGLDPAELVSLEELERRYITHVLEATGGNQTQAARILGLDRKTIYRKLKQTDIE is encoded by the coding sequence ATGAACGAAAACTCTGACATTCCGCGAATTCTGGTGATCGATGATGAACAGTCAATGTGTGAACTCATCGAAACCGATTTGCGACTGCGGGGCCTGCATGTCGACTGGTTTACCGATGCCGCGCAGGCCATTTCTGCAATCGATCAAAACAACTACGATGTTGTGTTGACAGACATTCGCATGCCGGGGACAACGGGGCTGCAACTCTGTCAACAACTCACCGAATTTCGACCGGACATTCCGGTGGTCCTGATGACGGCCTTTGGGAGCCTGGAAACTGCTGTTTCTGCGATGCGGGCGGGAGCGTATGATTTCATCACCAAGCCGATTGAAATGGATCTTTTGGCAATCACGGTTCGCCGCGCCGTTGATCACCACCGGCTCACAGAACAGGTCCGGTTGTTAAAAGAGTCCCACCAGGCGATCCGTTCTTTTGGAGACATGATCGGCAACAGCCCGGCGATGCAGGCTTTGTACGACCAGCTCGAACGCGTTGCCGCTTCTGACGCGGGTGTGTTGATCATTGGAGAAAGCGGCACGGGTAAGGAACTGGTTTCAAGATGCATCCATGCACATTCACGCCGGTCGAATCATCCATTTGTAGCGATTAACTGTGCTGCGCTCTCCGAATCCCTGCTAGAGAGTGAATTGTTCGGGCACGTCAAAGGCGCATTCACGGATGCCCGCAGTGAACGCCGCGGTTTATTCCTGGAAGCAGATGGGGGCACCCTGCTGCTCGATGAAATGGGCGAAATGCCCATGTCGATGCAGGTCAAACTGTTGCGAACGCTGGAAGAACGCGTGGTGCGACCTGTGGGGTCGGACAGGGAAACACCGTTCGATGTGCGTGTGATCTGCGCTACCAATCGCGATCTCGAAGCGGCGGTGGCCGACGGAATATTCCGGGAAGATCTGTACTATCGCATTAACGTGATCGGATTGCATTTACCGCCGCTGCGCTCGCGGGGGACCGACATTTTACGTCTGGCAGAGCACTTTCTGAACCAGTTCTCGACAGCCGAAAACAAACACGTCACGGAGCTGGCAGAGGGCGTGGCAGAGAAGTTGCTCAAGTATCACTGGCCCGGTAATATTCGCGAATTACGAAACGTGATGGAACGCGCCGTCGCATTAACACGTCACGATAAGATAACCGTCGCCGACCTGCCCGAAAAGATCACGAACTATCAGAGCAATCAGATCCTGATTGAAGGTCTCGATCCTGCTGAACTCGTCTCGTTGGAAGAACTCGAACGCCGCTACATCACCCATGTGCTCGAAGCCACCGGCGGCAACCAGACCCAGGCGGCCCGCATCCTCGGCCTCGATCGAAAAACCATCTATCGCAAACTCAAACAAACTGATATCGAATAA